DNA sequence from the Nitrospirota bacterium genome:
GGTCTTGCCCCCCTCGCGCACCGCAAACCGCAACCCCTGATCCATCGCGATCGGGCTGATTAACTCCCCCGTCACGCTCACATTGTCCCCCGGCATCACCATCTCC
Encoded proteins:
- the tuf gene encoding elongation factor Tu (EF-Tu; promotes GTP-dependent binding of aminoacyl-tRNA to the A-site of ribosomes during protein biosynthesis; when the tRNA anticodon matches the mRNA codon, GTP hydrolysis results; the inactive EF-Tu-GDP leaves the ribosome and release of GDP is promoted by elongation factor Ts; many prokaryotes have two copies of the gene encoding EF-Tu), yielding EMVMPGDNVSVTGELISPIAMDQGLRFAVREGGKTVGSGVVTEILA